CGGCATCCGACGCGTTCTTCCCGTTCGCCGACGGCGCCCAGGTGCTGATCGACGCCGGCGTCACGGCGATCGTGCAGCCCGGTGGATCGGTGCGCGATGCCGAGGTCGTCGATGCCGCCCGCAAGGCCGGTGTGACGATGTTCTTCACCGGGGAGCGCCACTTCTTCCACTGAGTCGCGGCCTCCGGCAGCGCCGAGACCCCCGCTCATCACCGAGACCCCCGTCTGCACACGACTGCAGGCGGGGGTCTCGGCGTCAGGAGGGGGCCTCGGCGCCGAGGGGGCGGCGAGAGGGCGAGGGCGGGCACAGTCGTGTCCGATTTCCGCCAGTGGATGTCGGGGGTGCGTGGCAGAGTTGAGCCATGAGCTTCCCCGTGATCGACTTCGACGAGCGGTACCGTGCCATCAGTGCGCGGGACACCCGCTTCGACGGCCAGTTCGTCACGGCCGTCCGCACGACCGGCATCTACTGCCGTCCGAGCTGCCCCGCGCGCACGCCCAAGCCGCAGAACGTGACGTTCTATCCGACCAGCGCCGCCGCGCATGAGGCGGGTTACCGGGCGTGCAAACGCTGCCTCCCCGAGGCGGCGCCGGGGTCGCCGGCGTGGGACATCCGCGGTGATACGGCGGCGCGTGCCATGCGGTTGATCTCCGCCGGGGTCGTCGAGCGCGAGGGAGTGCCAGGGCTCGCGGCGCGGCTGGGCTATTCGGACCGCCACCTCACGCGACTGCTCACCGCCGAACTCGGCGCAGGCCCCCTCGCGCTCGCCAGGGCACACCGAGCGCACACGGCTCGCATGTTGCTCGTCGGGACGGACATGCCTGTCTCCGACGTCGCCTTCTCCGCGGGGTTCGCGAGCATCCGACAGTGCAATGACACGATCCGTGAGGTGTTCGGTCTCACGCCCGGCGAGCTCCGTGCCCGTCGCCGCATGTCGGCGTCGGCGGTTCCTGGCGCGATCGATCTCGTGCTGCCGTATCGGGGGCCTTTCGATGCGAGCGGCATCTTCGCGTGGATGTCGGCTCGTGCACTGCCCGGCGTGGAGGAGGCGACAGAGACGTCGTTCTCGCGCCATCTGCGCATGTCCGGCGGGCCGGCCTGGTTCGAGGTCAGTCAAGACGAGAAGCAACGGTTGCACCTCCGAGCCCGGGTCGCCCGGCTGGGTGATCTCGCGCCGCTGGTGTCGACCGCGCGCCGCATCTTCGACCTCGACGCCGACCCGCTCGCGATCGACCACGCGCTCTCCGCACATCCCGAACTCGCTCCGCTCGTGGAGCGCACGCCCGGGATCCGTGTTCCCGGGTCCGCCGACCCCCACGAGATGCTGATCCGCGCGATGGTGGGCCAGCAGATCACGGTCGTGGCCGCACGTACGGCGCTCACCGCGCTGGCCGAAGCGCTGGGGGAGCGTGTCGAGAACGGCATCCTGTTCCCGACCATGGCGGCGATCGCCGAGCGCGGCGCCGAGGTGCTGCGCGGCCCCGCTGCGCGCATCCGTGCGATCACCGGCGCGGCAGCGGCGTTGGCCGACGGCTCGCTCACCCTCACCGTCGGCGACGATGGGGTCCGGCAGCGAGAGGCACTGCTGGCGATGCCGGGGATCGGCCCCTGGACCGCCGACTACGTGCGCATGCGCGTGCTCGGTGACCCCGACGTGCTGTTGCCTGGCGATGTCGCCCTGCGGGCGGGGGCAGCCGCGGCCGGCCTCCCGGGCGAACCCCGACCTCTCACCGCCTGGGCCGAGCGCACCGCGCCCTGGCGCAGCTATCTCAGCGCGCACCTCTGGCGCTCTGCGCCCGTGCGCACTTCCGGCACCCGACGGGCGGCACCCGCCGTGCCCGTCGACGCACGCACCGCTACGACCTCGAAGGAGACCTCATGACCGCCCTCATCCAGACGTTCGACACCCCGGACGGCGCCTTCACCATCCTCGCGGACGACCACCAGCGGGTGCTCTCCTCGGGATGGACCGACAACGTCGAGGCGATCCTCGACCGACTGCCCGCCGCAGCGCGTCCGCTCACGGTGCGGGAGGCGGAGACGGATGCCGCCGCCGCCGCCCTGGCCTACTACGCGGGCGACCTCACCGCGATCGACGCCGTGGCCGTGAAGCAGTCCGGCACGGCGCTGCAACTCGCCGGGTGGTCGATGCTGCGAGCGATCGAACCGGGGGAGCCCGTGACGTACACGGGCTTCGCGGCTCGGCTCGACAACCCGCGCGCAGTGCGGGCGGCGGCATCCATCTGCGCCCGCAATGCCCCGGCGCTGTTCGTGCCCTGTCACCGGGTGCTGCGTACCGACGGCACGTTGGGCGGGTTCGCCTGGGGAGTCGACGTCAAGCAGCGCTTGTTGGCTCGGGAATCCCGCACGGCGTGAGTGACGAGAACGGGGCGGCGATCGGTCTTCCGGTCGCCGCCCTGCGGCGTGCGTGAGGGGCGGCGTCCACGAATCGGGAATGACTCTTGCGTTCAGCTGGTTCACAGCAATAGGCTGGTGGGCTGTCGCACCAACCGGACGACACCGCCGAGCCCCTGAGGAGGACACCATGACCGCCATCCTGGTCACGCAGATCGCAGATCTCAGCTCGGCCCCGGTGCGCTCGCTCGATTAGAGCCGCACCCGCGCCGAACACCGCGCCCCCGCTGCATCGGATGCAGGACTCCGAGAGTCCCCTCTTGCCTCCGCCCTTCTTCTGAAACCGCTTTCCGTACGAACCTCATCTGAGAGACATGTCTTCCTCGCCTTCCTCGCAGAATCAGTCCCCGTCGTCCTCGCTGTCCACTCCGGCCGCGCTGTGGCGACTCAAGCCCTTCGTCCGTCCCGTCATCTGGCGTCTCGCCGGTGGCGCTGCCAGTGCGCTCGTCGCCGCGATCATCGCGTTGATGATCCCGATCGTGCTCGAGCAGGTCATCCGCGGTCCCGTCCAGTCGGGCGAGATCGGAGCGATCGCCTGGGGCGCCGTCGCCGTGCTCGTGCTCGCGTTCGGTGAGGCGCTCATGGTCTGGCTCCGCCGCCAGTTCGTCCTCAACCCCGCGACCGAGGTCGAGTACCGCATGCGTACCGACCTCTACTCGCGCCTGCAGACCCTGCCGGTGTCGTTCCACGACCGCTGGCAGTCCGGCCAGCTGCTGAGCCGCATGATGCAGGACATCGGACTCATCCGCCGCTGGTTGGCGTTCGGTCTGGTGCTGCTCGTGGTGAACCTCCTCACGATCGTCATCGGATCGGTCCTGCTCTTCCGCTGGCACTGGCTGCTCGGTGCGATCTTCCTGGTCACCGCGCTCCCGCTGTGGATCCGCGGGTACCTCTTCGAGAAGCGCTACGGCGCGCTCACCCGCCGTAGCCAGGACCAGGCCGGCGACCTCGCCACGAGCGTGGAGGAGAGCGTGCACGGCATCCGCGTGCTCAAGGCGTTCGGGCGCGGGAAGCACGCGCTCAGCCGCTTCAGCCGCCAGGCCGAGACGCTGCGTGAGACCGAGATGAGCAAGGCCAGCGCGATCGCCTCGATCTGGTTCTGGCTCGACCTCATGCCGCAGATCGCCTTCGGGCTCAGCCTGATGAGCGGCATCTGGTTGATCTCCCAGGGTCAGATCGACGAGGCACAGCTGTTCGCGTTCTTCGCGATGGCCGTGGTGTTGCGCTGGCCGATCGAGTCGATCGGCTTCCTCTTCTCGTTCATGCTCGACGCCCGCACGGCGACCGACCGTGTCTTCGACATCTTCTCGGAGACGAACTCGATCACCGACCCGGAGAACCCCGTGCACATCGCTGAGCCGCGCGGTGAGCTCGCCTTCGAGGGCGCCCACTTCCGCTACCAGGACGCGGGGACCGACGAGCGCGATCTGCTCGACGGCATCGATCTCGTCCTGCGGCCGGGGGAGACCATGGCACTCGTCGGTCTGACCGGCAGCGGCAAGACCACGCTCACGACCCTTCCGACGCGTCTGTACGACGTCACCGGCGGCCGCGTCACGCTCGACGGGGTCGACGTGCGCGACCTCCCGCTCGCGGAACTGCGTCAGCACATCGCGATGGCCTTCGAAGACGCGACCCTGTTCTCGGCGACCGTGCGGGAGAACGTGCTGCTCGGACGTGCCGAGCTCGACGTTCACAGCGAGCAGGCAGAGCGCGAACTGCGCGAGGCGCTCGATGTGGCGCAGGCGTCGTTCGTCGACGCGCTGCCCGACGGCGTCGAGACGGTCATCGGTGAAGAGGGACTCAGCCTCTCGGGCGGACAACGTCAGCGTCTGGCGCTGGCCCGTGCCGTGGCGGCGAAGCCCAAGGTGCTCGTCCTCGACGACCCTCTGTCGGCGCTCGATGTCGATACCGAGGCCCTCGT
The sequence above is drawn from the Candidatus Microbacterium colombiense genome and encodes:
- a CDS encoding Ada metal-binding domain-containing protein produces the protein MSFPVIDFDERYRAISARDTRFDGQFVTAVRTTGIYCRPSCPARTPKPQNVTFYPTSAAAHEAGYRACKRCLPEAAPGSPAWDIRGDTAARAMRLISAGVVEREGVPGLAARLGYSDRHLTRLLTAELGAGPLALARAHRAHTARMLLVGTDMPVSDVAFSAGFASIRQCNDTIREVFGLTPGELRARRRMSASAVPGAIDLVLPYRGPFDASGIFAWMSARALPGVEEATETSFSRHLRMSGGPAWFEVSQDEKQRLHLRARVARLGDLAPLVSTARRIFDLDADPLAIDHALSAHPELAPLVERTPGIRVPGSADPHEMLIRAMVGQQITVVAARTALTALAEALGERVENGILFPTMAAIAERGAEVLRGPAARIRAITGAAAALADGSLTLTVGDDGVRQREALLAMPGIGPWTADYVRMRVLGDPDVLLPGDVALRAGAAAAGLPGEPRPLTAWAERTAPWRSYLSAHLWRSAPVRTSGTRRAAPAVPVDARTATTSKETS
- a CDS encoding ABC transporter ATP-binding protein — its product is MSSSPSSQNQSPSSSLSTPAALWRLKPFVRPVIWRLAGGAASALVAAIIALMIPIVLEQVIRGPVQSGEIGAIAWGAVAVLVLAFGEALMVWLRRQFVLNPATEVEYRMRTDLYSRLQTLPVSFHDRWQSGQLLSRMMQDIGLIRRWLAFGLVLLVVNLLTIVIGSVLLFRWHWLLGAIFLVTALPLWIRGYLFEKRYGALTRRSQDQAGDLATSVEESVHGIRVLKAFGRGKHALSRFSRQAETLRETEMSKASAIASIWFWLDLMPQIAFGLSLMSGIWLISQGQIDEAQLFAFFAMAVVLRWPIESIGFLFSFMLDARTATDRVFDIFSETNSITDPENPVHIAEPRGELAFEGAHFRYQDAGTDERDLLDGIDLVLRPGETMALVGLTGSGKTTLTTLPTRLYDVTGGRVTLDGVDVRDLPLAELRQHIAMAFEDATLFSATVRENVLLGRAELDVHSEQAERELREALDVAQASFVDALPDGVETVIGEEGLSLSGGQRQRLALARAVAAKPKVLVLDDPLSALDVDTEALVEAALRRVLADTTAMIVAHRPSTVALADRVALLEAGRITAVGTHAELLRSSQHYRHVISSLEAEEAARTGAIPVIRDTDGDTDDDTGDDLESNRPDTDKITVQEVQR
- a CDS encoding methylated-DNA--[protein]-cysteine S-methyltransferase, coding for MTALIQTFDTPDGAFTILADDHQRVLSSGWTDNVEAILDRLPAAARPLTVREAETDAAAAALAYYAGDLTAIDAVAVKQSGTALQLAGWSMLRAIEPGEPVTYTGFAARLDNPRAVRAAASICARNAPALFVPCHRVLRTDGTLGGFAWGVDVKQRLLARESRTA